The Candidatus Deferrimicrobiaceae bacterium region TTTCCTTCTGACCATCCCGACTCACCTCGTCAGATCGATTCGTTTCCGTTTCAGATATTCGAGTTCCTTGCCTGCGGCGAATTGGCCCCCGGATGCAGCCTGTGCCGCCACCCGATCGCCCGTCGTCTCGGCCTCGCGGATGACCCCGCCCAGACGTTCGATCTCCCGCTCCCGCTCCCGGATGCGTAACGCCAGCGCGGTCTCGGGATATTCGCTGCGCGCCTTTTCGGGCGCCAACGCCCCTCCGGCAAGCGCCGCCGCGATACGCCGACGGACCGCGTCGGGCACCGTCTCGTCGTCGAGCAGCCCGCTCAGCGTGGGCGATTCGGCGCTTTCAGCCCGCCCGGCCAACATCGTCAGCAACTGCCGGACATCCTCGTCGGAAACCAGCGCCGGAAGGCCGTCGGCCGTCACTTCCCGGATCAGCCCCGGGTCGCCTGCCAGCAGGCGGAGCAGCATGTCTTCGCACCGATCGACGGGCGGCAAGGTCTTTCCCGCCTCGTCCCGGGCGCCCCCCATGGTTATCGGATGCGCGGACTGCGCCGCCGATTCGTGGCGTACCGCCCCCGCGGCGACCCGATCGAGGTGCGCCGTCACGTCGTCCTCGGGCAGCCCGGTCGCCGCAGCCAGCCGCCTGACGTAGAGGCGCCGCTCGGCCTCGTCGACCACCCAGGCGATGTAGGGCCCCACCCGCCGCAGGTAGGCGAGCTTGCCGCGGATCTCGCCCAGGTCGTACCGGGAGGCGATCCGCGCCTCGATGTGCTGGAGGAGCGGGATCGCTTCGGCGACCTTTTTCGCCAGGTCGGGCGCCGGAAGCGCCCGGGCCCAGTCGTCGGGATCCTGCCCCTTGGGCGGAAACAGCACCAGAGGGCTGATCCCCGCCTCATAAAGCGGCGCGCCCGCCTTGCCCGCGGCCCGCTCGCCGGCAAGATCGCCGTCGAAGAACAGGACGACTTCTTCGGCCAGCCGCTTGAGCATCCGGGCGTGCTGCTCGGTCAGCGCGGTGCCGCACGTCGCCACGACATTGCGGACCCCCTTCTGCCAGAGCGAGATGAGGTCGAGATATCCCTCGACCACCAGCACCCGCCCTTCGGACCGGATCGGGCGCAGCGCCTGGAAGAGCCCGTAGAGGACCGCGCTCTTCTTGTAGAGCGGCGACTCGGGCGAATTGAGGTACTTGGGCTGGGCGTCGCCCATGGCGCGCCCGCCGAAGCCGCAGACCCGGCCCCGCGCATCGGTGATGGGAAAGAGCAGCCTGCCGCGGAACCGTTCCCGGAATCCGCCCCCCTCCTTCGCCAGGAGGAGTCCCGCCTTCTCGGCCTGGGCAAGGTCGATCCCCTCGGCGCCCAGTGCCCGGAGCAGGTCGTTCCCGCCCCCGCCGTATCCGAGGAAAAACTCCTGTTCGGCTTCGGCTTCCACGCCGCGCCTTCGAACGAGCTCCCGCGCCCCCTCAGCGACCGGCGACTTGCGCAGGAGGTCGCGGTAGAAATCGGCCGCGAACCGGAGCACCCGGTGAAGATCCTCGCCCGGCTGCCGGGCCCCGCTTCCCTGCTCGTATTTCAGCGTGATGCCGTACCGGTCGGCCAGCTCCTCGACCGCCTCGGGGAAGCCGAGGTTGCGCGCCTTCATCAGGAAATGAAAGACCGACCCGCCCTCGCCGCAGCCGAAGCAGTGGAAGATCTGTCTGGAGGGATGAACGTGGAATGATGGCGTCTTCTCCCGGTGGAACGGGCAAAGCCCCCGATATCCGGAACCGCTTCGCGACAGCGGCACGGTCTCGGAGATCACCTCGACGATGTCGGCCCTGTCCCGTATCTCCCGGATCGAACTTTCGGATATCCGGCCTCCCAAATGCCCCCCGGTAGCTGCCGGCCGTGGAAAGACAAAAAAATCTCCGGTGACGGCCGTCACCGGAGACGCCATGGACGCCCCCCCGGAACTACCCCGCCAGGACGCGGCGAACGATCTCGTTGACCAGCTTGCCGTCGGCACGACCGGCGATCTTCGGCATGAGCGCCTTCATCACGCGCCCCATGTCGGCCGCACCCTTCGCCCCCTCGGCGGAAACCGTCTCGCGCACGATCGACTCGACTTCGGCCTCGGAAATCCCCTGCGGCAGGTAGACTTCGAGCACCCGGATCTCGGCGCCTTCCTTTTCGACCAGGTCGGGGCGATTGCCCTTGGTGAACATCTCGATCGACTCGCGGCGGCGCTTGACCATGGAGGCGAGCATCTTGATCACGGATTCGTCGGAAAGCGGTTCGTGCGTCTCGATCTCGCGGTACTTGATCTCGGACAGCGCCATCCGCAAAGCAGAAAGGGCCAAGGAGTCGCGCTCCTTGGCCGCCTTCTGCATATCTTGCCGCAAACGTTCGTGAAGAGACATCTGCGCTACCTGCTCATCTTCTTCATTTTCTTCAAAGCGCGCTTCCTGGCCGCCAGCGCTTTCTTCTTGCGCTTGACGCTGGGCTTTTCGTAATGTTCACGCTTGCGGATCTCCGACAGGATCCCGGCCTTCTCGCACTGTTTCTTGAAACGCTTGAGAACGCTTTCGAAGGGCTCCTCTTCCTTGACTCGGACGCCCGGCATATAAAAATCACCCCTTCCATCACCAACTGACAACCGTAAAACGCCTTATTGTACGCCGTTGAACGATAAAGTCAATCGGTCAGCGATACCTGCAGAGGTAGGCGACGGGGGCCCCGGCCCGGACCTCGAAGGTGACGCCGGGAGGCACGGTGAAGGACCGGCCGGCGGCGGCCGTCGCCCAGTCGGCGCCCGGAAGGCGATAGTCGAGCGAGCCCGTCACCACCGACATCACCTCTTCGGTGGAGGTGCCGAAGGCGTAGTTCCCCGGGTCGATCACCCCGACGGTGGCCTTGCCCGCGACATCCTCGAACCCGAGGCTCTGGACGCCGCCCTCGAAATAGACGCTGTGCTTCATCGACACGGCCTTTCAGCCCATCTTCGCTTCGAGCTGACGGCCGCCGATCAGGTGGAGGTGGAGGTGCTGGACGGTCTGGCCTCCCTGCTCGCCGTTGTTGATGACGATGCGATAGCCGGACTCGCCCACGCCCAGGTCGTCGGCAAGCTTCGCGGCGACGCGCAGCGCCTTCCCGAGCAGCTGCTCGTCCCCCTTGCCCATGTCGTTGAGGTTGTCCATGTGCTCCTTCGGGACGATCAGGACGTGGACCGGCGCGACGGGATGAAGGTCATGGAA contains the following coding sequences:
- the dnaG gene encoding DNA primase, whose translation is MGGRISESSIREIRDRADIVEVISETVPLSRSGSGYRGLCPFHREKTPSFHVHPSRQIFHCFGCGEGGSVFHFLMKARNLGFPEAVEELADRYGITLKYEQGSGARQPGEDLHRVLRFAADFYRDLLRKSPVAEGARELVRRRGVEAEAEQEFFLGYGGGGNDLLRALGAEGIDLAQAEKAGLLLAKEGGGFRERFRGRLLFPITDARGRVCGFGGRAMGDAQPKYLNSPESPLYKKSAVLYGLFQALRPIRSEGRVLVVEGYLDLISLWQKGVRNVVATCGTALTEQHARMLKRLAEEVVLFFDGDLAGERAAGKAGAPLYEAGISPLVLFPPKGQDPDDWARALPAPDLAKKVAEAIPLLQHIEARIASRYDLGEIRGKLAYLRRVGPYIAWVVDEAERRLYVRRLAAATGLPEDDVTAHLDRVAAGAVRHESAAQSAHPITMGGARDEAGKTLPPVDRCEDMLLRLLAGDPGLIREVTADGLPALVSDEDVRQLLTMLAGRAESAESPTLSGLLDDETVPDAVRRRIAAALAGGALAPEKARSEYPETALALRIREREREIERLGGVIREAETTGDRVAAQAASGGQFAAGKELEYLKRKRIDLTR
- a CDS encoding GatB/YqeY domain-containing protein; amino-acid sequence: MSLHERLRQDMQKAAKERDSLALSALRMALSEIKYREIETHEPLSDESVIKMLASMVKRRRESIEMFTKGNRPDLVEKEGAEIRVLEVYLPQGISEAEVESIVRETVSAEGAKGAADMGRVMKALMPKIAGRADGKLVNEIVRRVLAG
- the rpsU gene encoding 30S ribosomal protein S21; translated protein: MPGVRVKEEEPFESVLKRFKKQCEKAGILSEIRKREHYEKPSVKRKKKALAARKRALKKMKKMSR
- a CDS encoding pyrimidine/purine nucleoside phosphorylase → MKHSVYFEGGVQSLGFEDVAGKATVGVIDPGNYAFGTSTEEVMSVVTGSLDYRLPGADWATAAAGRSFTVPPGVTFEVRAGAPVAYLCRYR
- a CDS encoding histidine triad nucleotide-binding protein — its product is MSDDCLFCKIAQKKVPSKTVHEDHDIVAFHDLHPVAPVHVLIVPKEHMDNLNDMGKGDEQLLGKALRVAAKLADDLGVGESGYRIVINNGEQGGQTVQHLHLHLIGGRQLEAKMG